The following nucleotide sequence is from Alkalihalobacillus sp. LMS39.
TGAATGAGGAAGGCATCTATTTAGAGAGCTTTTCCATCTTAATTCGGTGGGGAGATATCGATGGGTTCTATATTCAAAAAGTATTGAAATTACCCTTTCTTTACTTTGTAGTAAATAATGAAGAAAAATATATTGATAAATTAAAAAAAATTAATAAAAATAAGGCATTGACAAGTGTAGAATATGAGCTACCAGCATTTAATGTATCCTTAGGAGTTCTAGAAAATAAAGCTGAATTGATTAAGGCATTGGAAGAATACCAGGTTCCTATGGTAAATAAAATTTCTTCTTAAATTCAAGCACGTAGTAATTTTTCCCTAATAAATATTCGTTCTAATGTAGGATGAAAACGACTCATAGTTTCATTAGAATTTTTAAAGATGAGTTGAAGGGAGAACTTCATAATGAAGGAATATCGTATTGAACGATCAAAGA
It contains:
- a CDS encoding STM3941 family protein gives rise to the protein MKKEYNIYRSRGRLLASTLFLFLLFLLFSCVGIYLLFSRGITVDTTANIIVVVFLFVFYTYVRKKYKENKPEVILNEEGIYLESFSILIRWGDIDGFYIQKVLKLPFLYFVVNNEEKYIDKLKKINKNKALTSVEYELPAFNVSLGVLENKAELIKALEEYQVPMVNKISS